CTCATGTCCGCTTTTCCCGTGACAATCGCCGCCGCTCAGGAGTTCGTTCCCGGTCGAACATCAACAGTATCGGCTCTGATGATGGGCTGTGCCTGGGGCGTCGGCTCGCTTTTTCCAGCCCTATGCGAGCCTGTCGCCCAGAAGGTGGGCTTCATCCCCGTACTCGCGGCGGCGACGGTACTGCCTCTGGTCACGTCTTTTCTTGCTCTTCGCTTACCAGACGACAGGAAGGTCTCGCACTCCTTTGCCGAAATTGCTCTGGCGACACCGCCACACACCTAAAAGAACTCATGGGCTTGGGATGAAAAGCCCCGATTTTTAGATCATCCTTGAAACCTCCGGTCGGATGATGCCACCTGGCTCGTCGGAAATGGGACGCCCTGCCTCGGGAAAAAGAAGGGTGATAGTCTGAAAGGAAGCGAACGAGGCAATGTGCCTCGTCCGCTTCTGTCAGAGATGGTCACAGCTTCTCCGCGACGGATTTGGCTTGCAAGAAGAGGAGCAGATAATCGCGTCCGCCGGCCTTTGAATCCGTGCCCGACATGTTGAATCCGCCAAAGGGGTGCACGTCTACGAGTGCCCCTGTGATCTTGCGGTTGAAATAAAGGTTTCCGACGTGAAACTCTTTGCGGGCGCGTTCGAGATGAGCGCGGTTGCGTGAGTACACACCGCCCGTGAGTCCGTAGACGGTTCCGTTGGCAATCGCTAAGGCTTCGTCGAAATCCTTCGCCCTCATGCAGGCCAGGACCGGGCCGAAGATCTCCTCTTGAGCAATTCGAGCACCGGGCGACACATCACCGAATATGGTGGGCGCGATGAACCATCCGCGACCGAGTTCTTCCAGGGGATGACCGCCGAGCAACAATTTCCCCTCGCCACGTCCGATCTCAATGTACTGCAGGATGGACTTGTAAGCTGAATTGCTGACAACCGGTCCCATCCAGTTATTTGGATCCTTGGTGGGACCGACGGTGATCCTTTTTGCCCGTTCGATGACCTTCTCGACGCCGGCGTCATAGACGTCTTCGAGGAAGATAGCGCGAGAGCATGCCGAGCACTTTTGTCCCGAATAGCCGTAGGCGGAGGTAATGATCCCCTCAGCTGCGGCGTCCAGATCGGCGGAACTGTCTACGATAATGGCGTTTTTGCCCCCCATCTCGGCGATGACGCGCTTAACCCAAATCTGACCGGGGGACGTTTTGGCAGCCAGTTCGTTAATTCGGAGGCCGACTTCCATCGAGCCCGTAAAGGCGATGAAGCGCGTCCGGGGATGGGTCACCAAATAGTCGCCGACTTTGGCTCCTGAGCCCGGCAGGTAATTCACAACGCCGGGAGGGAAGGAGGCTTCTTCTAAAATCTCAAGGAATTTGGCGGCGATGATAGGGCTGTCGCTGGAGGGTTTGACGATGGCAGTATTGCCCGCAGCAACCGCTCCCATCGTCATCCCCACGAGGATGGCCAGAGGGAAATTCCAGGGTGGGATGATTACGCCGGCGCCGAGCGGG
Above is a genomic segment from Blastocatellia bacterium containing:
- the pruA gene encoding L-glutamate gamma-semialdehyde dehydrogenase, with protein sequence MIPPFKNEPLTDFTDHNNRLAMEQAIRRVESEFGREYPAIIGGERVTTGDLLKSVNPSNYDEVVGFAHRGDQSHVDRALEAAWQAFEGWKRLSAEERARYLFQAAAVLRRRKFEMAAWIVLEVGKSWAEADADVAEAIDMMEFYGREAVRYAGPRPVTPSPLPGEHNEWFYIPLGAGVIIPPWNFPLAILVGMTMGAVAAGNTAIVKPSSDSPIIAAKFLEILEEASFPPGVVNYLPGSGAKVGDYLVTHPRTRFIAFTGSMEVGLRINELAAKTSPGQIWVKRVIAEMGGKNAIIVDSSADLDAAAEGIITSAYGYSGQKCSACSRAIFLEDVYDAGVEKVIERAKRITVGPTKDPNNWMGPVVSNSAYKSILQYIEIGRGEGKLLLGGHPLEELGRGWFIAPTIFGDVSPGARIAQEEIFGPVLACMRAKDFDEALAIANGTVYGLTGGVYSRNRAHLERARKEFHVGNLYFNRKITGALVDVHPFGGFNMSGTDSKAGGRDYLLLFLQAKSVAEKL